The DNA segment GGGCCTTTGGGGGTGAGGAGAAGCCGGTTTGGTTTTCTTATCGCCTGCGTCTAGGTGTCAAGGGCGAGGCCACCGCCAACTGACGGCGGCCTCGTGATTAAGCCTGCACCAACTGGACCTTTCGCGCGATCTCGTCCTGAATCTGATGGACGAACTGATCGAGCGGCATGGCGCCGAGATCGCCCGCCTGATACTTGCGAACCGAGACGGAACCCTCGTCGCGTTCGCGCGCGCCGACGACGAGCGTGTATGGAATCTTGTGGGTCTGCGCTTGACGAATCTTGTAGCCTATCTTGTTGTCGCTCACGTCGGTCTCGGCGCGAATGCCGGCCTCCCTGAGCTTCGCCGCCACCTCTTCGGCGTAACTCGAGAACTCATCGGCGACGGATGCCACAACGACCTGGGTCGGCGCGAGCCAGACTGGGAAGGCGCCCTTGTATTGCTCGATGAGGAAGGCGACGAACCGCTCCATCGTCCCCACGACGCCGCGGTGGATGACGACTGGCCGGTGGCGCTCGCCATCTTCGCCCACGTACTCGAGATTAAAGCGGTTGGGCAGATGGAAGTCGAGCTGAATGGTGGAGAGGGTCTCATCCTTCCCGAGCGCCGTGCGCACCTGGACGTCGAGCTTCGGCCCGTAGAACGCCGCTTCGCCCTCCGCCTCGACAAACTCGAGGCCGAGATCGAGCATGACCTTGCGCAGCGTGCTTTGAGCGAGCTCCCACATCTCGTCGTTCTGGACGTACTTCTCGGTGTTGTTGGGATCGCGGTAGCTCAGGCGATGATAGTAGTCGTCGATCCCGAAGTCCTTGTAGACGCGCTGAATGAGCCGCACGACGCGGGTGAACTCCTCCTCAATTTGATCCGGCCGGCAGAAGATGTGCGCGTCGTTGAGCGTCATGGCGCGCACCCGCTGCAAACCGGCGAGTGCGCCGGACATCTCGTAGCGGTGCATGGTGCCGAGTTCCGCGATGCGGATGGGCAGCTCGCGGTAACTGTGCAGCCTGTGCTTGTACACCATCATGTGGTGCGGGCAGTTCATCGGGCGCAGGACGAGCTCCTCGTTGTCGATCTTCATCGGCGGGTACATGTCGTCCTTGTAATGCTCCCAGTGTCCGGAAATCTTGTACAGCTCGACGTTGGCCAAGTGGGGCGTGTAGACGTGCTGGTAGCCGAGCGACTCCTCGAGATCGACGATGTAGCGCTCGATGATGCGGCGAATCTTGGCCCCGTTCGGCAACCAGAGGGGCAGCCCCTGACCGACCTCGGGCGACAGCGTGAAGATGTCGAGTTCCTTGCCGAGGCGCCGGTGATCCCGCTCGCGCGCCTCCTGTTGGAGGCGGTTGTACTCGTCGAGATCGGCCTTTTTGGCGAAGGCGACGCCGTAGACGCGGGTGAGCATCTCGCGCTTCGAGTCGCCGCGCCAGTACGCGCCGGCAAAGTTTTGCAGCTGGAACACCTGCACGCGCCCCGTCGACGGCAAGTGCGGCCCCCGGCAGAGATCGATGAATTCGCCCTGGCGATAGAGCGTGAGCGTGACGTCCTCCGGCAGGTCTTCAATGATCTCGACCTTAAACCGGTCGCCGCGATCGCGGAAAAACCGGAGCGCCTCCTCGCGCGACACCACCTGACGCTCGATGGGGAGATCTTCCTGAATGATGCGCTTCATCTCCTCCTCGATGCGCGGCAGGTCTTCGGGGTGAAAGTCGTGATCGGCGAAGTCGTAGTAAAAGCCATTTTCGATCACGGGCCCGATGGCGCACTTGGTGCCGGGAAACAGGCGCTGCACGGCCTGGGCCATCACGTGGGCGCAGGTGTGGCGCATCACGTACAGCCCTTCGGGGTCTTTGAGCGTCAAAAGCTCCACCTGGGCGCCGTCTTCCACTTCGCGGCTCAAGTCGACGAGCGCGCCATTCACCCTGGCCACCACGGCCTCCTTGCCAAGCCGCGGGCTGATGGACTGCGCCAACTGGGCGTAGGTCGATCCGGCCGGCACCTGACGCTCGCTTCCGTCTTTCAACCGCACGGTGATCTCGTGAGACATGGGAAATCCCCTTTCGTCGCATGTGTGAGCACACAAAAACGCCACCGCCCCAATGGGACGACGGCGTTTGCCTCGTGGTTCCACCCATC comes from the Alicyclobacillus vulcanalis genome and includes:
- the thrS gene encoding threonine--tRNA ligase; the protein is MSHEITVRLKDGSERQVPAGSTYAQLAQSISPRLGKEAVVARVNGALVDLSREVEDGAQVELLTLKDPEGLYVMRHTCAHVMAQAVQRLFPGTKCAIGPVIENGFYYDFADHDFHPEDLPRIEEEMKRIIQEDLPIERQVVSREEALRFFRDRGDRFKVEIIEDLPEDVTLTLYRQGEFIDLCRGPHLPSTGRVQVFQLQNFAGAYWRGDSKREMLTRVYGVAFAKKADLDEYNRLQQEARERDHRRLGKELDIFTLSPEVGQGLPLWLPNGAKIRRIIERYIVDLEESLGYQHVYTPHLANVELYKISGHWEHYKDDMYPPMKIDNEELVLRPMNCPHHMMVYKHRLHSYRELPIRIAELGTMHRYEMSGALAGLQRVRAMTLNDAHIFCRPDQIEEEFTRVVRLIQRVYKDFGIDDYYHRLSYRDPNNTEKYVQNDEMWELAQSTLRKVMLDLGLEFVEAEGEAAFYGPKLDVQVRTALGKDETLSTIQLDFHLPNRFNLEYVGEDGERHRPVVIHRGVVGTMERFVAFLIEQYKGAFPVWLAPTQVVVASVADEFSSYAEEVAAKLREAGIRAETDVSDNKIGYKIRQAQTHKIPYTLVVGARERDEGSVSVRKYQAGDLGAMPLDQFVHQIQDEIARKVQLVQA